GTTATAATTATAATTAGTTGTTACAGTTTCGGGAGGGAATGCTATGAATCGTAAAAAAGTGATTATCATCGGCGCGGCAGGAAGAGATTTCCATAATTTTAATACATATTATCGTAATAACAAGGAATATGAGGTTGTTGCTTTTACGGCAGCTCAAATACCTGATATAGATGGGCGTAAATATCCGAGTGAATTAGCGGGGGAATTGTATCCAGAGGGGATTCCAATTTATTCACAAGATGAGTTGCCTGCATTAATTCAAAAACTAGCAGTAGACGAGTGTGTATTTGCTTATAGTGATGTTAGTTATGACGAGGTCATGGGTGTGAGTGCAGTTGTGAATGCTGCAGGAGCAAACTTCACATTGCTTGGACCAAAAAGTACGATGTTAAAAAGTAATAAACCAGTCATTTCTGTTTGTGCCGTGCGAACGGGGACGGGGAAGAGTCAAACGGCAAGAAAAGTTATCGAAACGCTACTTGAGCATGATTTAAAAGTTGTCGCCGTGAGACATCCGATGCCTTATGGAGATTTAAATGCGCAACGTGTTCAACGTTTTGCGACGGTTGAGGATTTGAAAGAACACAATTGTACGATTGAAGAAATGGAAGAGTATGAGCCGCATGTAGCGCGCGGAAATATTATTTACGCCGGTGTGGATTATGCGGAAATTTTAGAGGCAGCGGAAAATGATCCTGATGGATGTGATGTGATTTTATGGGACGGCGGCAACAATGATTTTTCATTCTACGAGCCTGACCTAGCCATCACTGTGTTGGATCCGCATCGCCCAGGTCATGAATTAAAATACTATCCAGGGGAAGTTTGTTTAAGAACGACAGATGTTGCGATAATTAATAAAGTAGACAGTGCATCCGCTGAAGCGGTGGAAATTGTAGAGAATAATATTAAATTTGCAAGTCCTGAGAGTACGATCATTAAAGCTGAGTCAACCATTACAGTGGATGCGCCAGAAAGTATTGTTGGCAAGCGTGTCTTAATTGTTGAAGACGGTCCGACGCTAACGCATGGTGAAATGCAAATCGGCGCGGGTTCAGTTGCTGCTGAACGTCTAGGTGTAAAGGAAATTATTGACCCACGTCCTTTTGCGGCAGGATCTTTAGTTGATACGTTTAATAAATTCGGCCATATTGGCAACGTCCTTCCAGCGATGGGGTACGGGGAAGAACAACTGAAAGATCTTGAAGAAACGATTAATAATGCCGACTGCGATGCCGTGATTATTGGTACGCCAATGGATTTATCTCGCGTCATTTCGATTAATAAACCTTATACACGTGTGCATTATGAATTGGATGAAGTGAGTAGTCCTAATTTGAAGGGCGTTTTAGAAAGCTTTATTAAAGAAAAGATGTTGGTGAAATAATTTATCAAGACATGAAGGAAGCTGACGAGAAAGAATTGTCAGCTTCCTTTTTTAGTTTTTCTAGCTTTAGAGCGGAACGCGAGGGTTTAACACGAGCGATTTCTTTTCCGCTTCAAATATATTTTGCAAATGGTCAAGAACCGTTAAATACACGAGCCCGCTACCTTCCAGTTTTGGTGAGAAGCCTAAAGGAACGGTTCTTTTAATCAGTTGTGCGTACAGTTCAGGTTCAGTCAGTTCGCGTTCGAAAAGGTCGTTCACTATATTTTTGATTAGCGCTAATGCACCGGATACATGGGGGGCGGCCATTGAAGTACCGCTTAATGTTGCATATTTTCCGTTTAAATGGGTTGATAGAATCTCTTCGCCTGGCGCGACTAAGTCGATTTCATTATGCGAATTGGTGAAGTCAGTCGGATTGCGTTCGTGATTAATTGCGCCTACGCAAATGACTTCATTGTAATGGCCAGGATAGGCGTATTCATCGGTATTTTCATCGCCATCACCTTCGTTGCCAGCTGCGCATACTACTAGAATATGGTGCGCAATTGCCTTTTTAATCGCTTCGTGTAGTTCAGGAACATCTTGGGGGCCGCCTAAAGACATGGATATAATATCTACTTTTTGTTCGATTGCATAATGAATCCCTTGAATAATCCAATCATATTGTCCGGCCCCTTTTTTATTTAACACCTTTACAATGAGCAAGTTTGCTTCGGGGGCGACACCGACGACCCCTTGTTTATTCTCCTGGGCGGCGATTGTGCCTGCGACATGCGTGCCGTGCCCATTGTAATCTAGGAAAATATCTGGATTGCCTCCATCGTCATCGGTAAAATTTCGCCCCCCGATAATTCGTTCTGTTAATTCTGGATGATTATCGCAACCTGTGTCTAGAATGGCTACGGTAATCCCTTTTCCTTTAGTTGTCGGCCAAATTTTCGGTGCCTGTATCAGGTCAACACCTGTGGGTACTTCATTCGCCTCTGCTACATTGACAATCACTTTATGAGGAATCACGTGAACATAATTTTCCAAAATACATCCTCCTTTAGGTTTAGAGTTAAAACACGTTAAAACTGCTGTAGGAAGGGTGCCAAAAGTCATGGTTTCTGCATAAGTCTAGTTAACTAGTCATTTTAGGCGGATGCCCAAATGAAAACTAGGGTTGGACCGCGCCGTTGTAAATAAATGGTGCGTTTTAAATTTGTAAA
This window of the Sporosarcina pasteurii genome carries:
- a CDS encoding cyclic 2,3-diphosphoglycerate synthase; its protein translation is MNRKKVIIIGAAGRDFHNFNTYYRNNKEYEVVAFTAAQIPDIDGRKYPSELAGELYPEGIPIYSQDELPALIQKLAVDECVFAYSDVSYDEVMGVSAVVNAAGANFTLLGPKSTMLKSNKPVISVCAVRTGTGKSQTARKVIETLLEHDLKVVAVRHPMPYGDLNAQRVQRFATVEDLKEHNCTIEEMEEYEPHVARGNIIYAGVDYAEILEAAENDPDGCDVILWDGGNNDFSFYEPDLAITVLDPHRPGHELKYYPGEVCLRTTDVAIINKVDSASAEAVEIVENNIKFASPESTIIKAESTITVDAPESIVGKRVLIVEDGPTLTHGEMQIGAGSVAAERLGVKEIIDPRPFAAGSLVDTFNKFGHIGNVLPAMGYGEEQLKDLEETINNADCDAVIIGTPMDLSRVISINKPYTRVHYELDEVSSPNLKGVLESFIKEKMLVK
- a CDS encoding S8 family peptidase — protein: MENYVHVIPHKVIVNVAEANEVPTGVDLIQAPKIWPTTKGKGITVAILDTGCDNHPELTERIIGGRNFTDDDGGNPDIFLDYNGHGTHVAGTIAAQENKQGVVGVAPEANLLIVKVLNKKGAGQYDWIIQGIHYAIEQKVDIISMSLGGPQDVPELHEAIKKAIAHHILVVCAAGNEGDGDENTDEYAYPGHYNEVICVGAINHERNPTDFTNSHNEIDLVAPGEEILSTHLNGKYATLSGTSMAAPHVSGALALIKNIVNDLFERELTEPELYAQLIKRTVPLGFSPKLEGSGLVYLTVLDHLQNIFEAEKKSLVLNPRVPL